A stretch of Arthrobacter sp. NEB 688 DNA encodes these proteins:
- a CDS encoding DNA polymerase IV — protein MARAFPFVLHVDLDQFIAAVEVLRHPELAGREVVVGGRGDPTERAVVSTASYPARERGVRSGMPLRVAARKAPDAVFLPVDGPHYLAASEEVFAAVRDLGLVVEVLGWDEGFVGGDTDDPEALARSIQAAVLERTALHCSVGIGDTRVRAKIATDFGKPQGVFRLTAANWVEVMGHRPTADLWGVGARVSARLAAHGIRRVDELAAADPAVLVGEFGPRMGAWYGSLGRGEGSAEVDDTPWVARGHSRETTYQSNLVTADEVRSAVAVLTDQVLEDVERERRPVVRIGLKIRYAPFFTVNRSRKLPETTSEAGPVHAAVQALLADHLQEGREVRLLGVRAEMTMPDEVDDVERTPVRGRV, from the coding sequence GTGGCGCGCGCGTTCCCCTTCGTCCTGCACGTCGACCTCGACCAGTTCATCGCCGCCGTCGAGGTCCTGCGCCACCCGGAGCTCGCCGGCCGCGAGGTGGTCGTCGGCGGCCGGGGCGACCCGACCGAGCGGGCCGTCGTCTCCACCGCCTCCTACCCCGCGCGCGAGCGGGGCGTGCGCTCCGGGATGCCGCTGCGCGTCGCCGCCCGCAAGGCCCCGGACGCGGTCTTCCTGCCGGTCGACGGGCCGCACTACCTCGCCGCCTCCGAGGAGGTCTTCGCCGCCGTGCGCGACCTCGGGCTCGTCGTCGAGGTGCTCGGGTGGGACGAGGGCTTCGTCGGCGGCGACACCGACGACCCCGAGGCGCTCGCGCGCAGCATCCAGGCGGCGGTGCTCGAACGGACGGCGCTGCACTGCTCGGTCGGCATCGGCGACACCCGGGTGCGCGCGAAGATCGCGACCGACTTCGGCAAGCCGCAGGGCGTCTTCCGGCTGACGGCCGCGAACTGGGTCGAGGTGATGGGCCACCGCCCGACCGCCGACCTCTGGGGTGTCGGCGCGCGCGTCTCGGCCCGGTTGGCGGCGCACGGCATCCGGAGGGTCGACGAGCTCGCCGCCGCCGACCCGGCCGTCCTCGTCGGCGAGTTCGGGCCGCGGATGGGCGCCTGGTACGGCTCGCTCGGGCGCGGCGAGGGGTCGGCCGAGGTCGACGACACCCCGTGGGTGGCCCGCGGGCACAGCCGGGAGACGACCTACCAGTCCAACCTCGTCACGGCCGACGAGGTGCGCTCCGCCGTGGCCGTGCTCACCGACCAGGTGCTCGAGGACGTCGAACGCGAGAGGCGGCCCGTCGTCCGCATCGGGCTGAAGATCCGGTATGCCCCGTTCTTCACGGTCAACCGCAGCCGCAAGCTGCCCGAGACCACGTCCGAGGCGGGGCCGGTGCACGCGGCGGTGCAGGCGCTGCTGGCCGACCACCTCCAGGAGGGGCGGGAGGTTCGGCTGCTCGGCGTGCGCGCGGAGATGACGATGCCCGACGAGGTCGACGACGTCGAGCGCACCCCCGTCCGCGGCCGCGTCTGA
- the fahA gene encoding fumarylacetoacetase: MTWFDLPADHPFGLHNLPYGVFSQDGGERRVGVRVGDHVLDLAACAERAGMESAAVWRGGSLDAFLAEGRPAWTAAREWLVDHLSNDEYRDCVEPNLVPVEQVTMHLPFSVADYVDFYASEHHASNVGRIFRPDSEPLTPNWKHLPIGYHGRAGTVVVSGTDVVRPTGQRKPPTADAPTFGPSVRLDIEAELGFVVGGSTALGERVDLADADEHLFGVVLLNDWSARDLQAWEYVPLGPFLGKSFATSISPWVVTTDALRAARVPLPGQDPEPLPYLRGSGEGPGTAWGLDVHVEVEWNGTVVSRPEYRDMYWSPAQMLAHLSVNGAAVRPGDLFGSGTISGTAKDTRGSFLELSWSGQEPVRLADGSERTFLEDGDTVTLRATAPGADGAVIGFGECTGTVRAAR; encoded by the coding sequence ATGACCTGGTTCGACCTGCCCGCCGACCACCCCTTCGGCCTGCACAACCTCCCCTACGGCGTCTTCTCGCAGGACGGCGGCGAGCGCCGGGTCGGCGTGCGCGTCGGCGACCACGTCCTCGACCTCGCGGCCTGCGCCGAGCGCGCCGGGATGGAGTCCGCCGCCGTCTGGCGCGGTGGCTCGCTCGACGCCTTCCTCGCCGAGGGACGACCGGCCTGGACCGCGGCCCGCGAGTGGCTCGTCGACCACCTGTCGAACGACGAGTACCGCGACTGCGTCGAGCCCAACCTCGTTCCCGTGGAACAGGTCACGATGCACCTGCCGTTCTCGGTCGCCGACTACGTCGACTTCTACGCGAGCGAGCACCACGCGAGCAACGTCGGCCGGATCTTCCGCCCCGACTCCGAGCCGCTCACCCCCAACTGGAAGCACCTGCCCATCGGCTACCACGGCCGCGCCGGCACGGTCGTCGTCTCCGGCACCGACGTCGTGCGCCCGACGGGGCAGCGCAAGCCCCCGACCGCCGACGCGCCGACCTTCGGCCCGAGCGTCCGCCTCGACATCGAGGCCGAGCTGGGCTTCGTCGTCGGCGGCTCGACCGCGCTCGGCGAGCGCGTCGACCTCGCGGACGCCGACGAGCACCTCTTCGGCGTCGTCCTCCTCAACGACTGGTCGGCCCGCGACCTCCAGGCGTGGGAGTACGTGCCGCTCGGGCCCTTCCTCGGCAAGTCGTTCGCGACGAGCATCAGCCCGTGGGTCGTGACGACCGACGCGCTGAGGGCCGCCCGCGTGCCCCTGCCCGGCCAGGACCCGGAGCCGCTCCCCTACCTGCGTGGCTCGGGCGAGGGCCCCGGCACGGCATGGGGGCTGGACGTGCACGTCGAGGTCGAGTGGAACGGCACGGTCGTCTCCCGCCCCGAGTACCGCGACATGTACTGGTCGCCCGCCCAGATGCTCGCCCACCTCAGCGTCAACGGAGCCGCGGTCCGGCCCGGTGACCTCTTCGGCTCGGGCACGATCAGCGGCACCGCGAAGGACACCCGCGGCAGCTTCCTCGAGCTGTCGTGGAGCGGTCAGGAGCCCGTCCGCCTCGCCGACGGCAGCGAGCGCACCTTCCTCGAGGACGGCGACACGGTGACGCTGCGGGCGACCGCTCCCGGCGCCGACGGCGCGGTCATCGGGTTCGGCGAGTGCACCGGGACGGTGCGCGCCGCCCGCTGA